The DNA sequence TTGTCGTCGCGAAACGCCCGGTCGCGGTCGACCCGAGTTGCCCGCATGATGCCGGGATCCTCGTAGTGGGCGTGGAAGGCGACGTACAGGTTCTGGCTGTCGTAGCTGATCCAGGCCTCGGTCTCCTCGGTGGCGGGTGCTCCCTCCAGGGGCTGTTCCTGAACGAACTCGGTGATGCGCACCGCGTTCCGCCAGACCTCGTCGTCGAGGCGGCCGTCGATGTCCGGGCGGGTATCGGTCCGCGTGGGCCGGAGCATCGGACGTCCGGTCAGGATGCCGGCTGCGGCGGCGAATCCGGCGGCCGGTGGACCGTCGCTCGCCGGTTCGGCTCGTGCGCCCAGTTCCAGACTGCCGGCCACGTCCGCTGGCGGCATCGGAGCCCGGCGTGCCGATCGCCGGGGTGGCACCGTCCCGCCACTGCCGTTACCGTTGCCATTGCCGGACACCAGCCGGGGGAGAGAGGAGTCAACCGGTGTCGCATTCCCACCGTTGATGCGAACCCGCAGCGTGGTGCTCAGGTCAGCGGCGATCTGGTCCTGGAGTGCGAAGAGCTCGCCCACGCTACCATCCGCCCTGGCCGCAGAGGCCACCGCGCCGGTCTCCGTGTCCGTCACGCGCGCCGTGATGCGCATGCGATCGCCCACGCGCTGGTAGGCGCCAGTGACGAGCCACTTGGCGACGGGTTGCCGGCCGACGACCGACACCGTGTCCAGGCGGGCGAACTCCGCCGACAGAGTCTCCGCGATACCAGCGCCGATCCAGTCGTCGGCCGGGTTGGCCGAGATGTTCTCGAAGGAAGCGATCGCTACTGAGACGGGTTCGGTGGCCATCACGGCCGTCGAGGCTCCGGCTCCGGGCCCTGTCTGCGCCAGCGCCACGGCCGGAAGGGCAGCGAGGAACCAAGCGATCACACCGGCCAGTGTCCGAATCCACTGAGCCCGGCGCTCGCTTGTCGAGGGGCGGATCCGCATCTGCTTCCTGCTGAGGTTACCTGAGAATCCAGACCCCGGGCGGCGGGGATTCGTTTACGCTTCGCGCCGACGCTAGCTTACGTCAGAATCGGTCGACTCTCGGAGGTGACCGATGAACCAGGTCAGGATGCCGATGCGTGACGGCGACGGACCCGGCTGCATGTACTGGATCGGCGCTTCGTAGCTGTCACAAGACCGGACCGCAGGGCGCGGCCTCCACCCATGACCCCGCAACTGGCGCGCAGCGTCCAGCCCAAAGTCCAGCTAGGCAAGTCAGGGAAGCAGATCGTTAACGACGATCCGTGCCTGCGGGCGCGCGGCCGGGGCCACGCTATCGCCGGCCGCATGCTTGGTGACGCTTCGGTAGCCGTCTGCATCCGGATCGCGGTACACCTCGAGCCGGGCCTCGGGTATGGCGAGGATCCAGTACTCCGGAATCCCGCAGCGCGCGTACACACTCTGCTTGACGCTCCGGTCGTGCTGCAGCGACTCGATCGCTACCTCGACGACCAGCACCGCGGACGTTGGGTGGGCGTCCCGGTAGTCGCGCATCACGCCGGTGACCACGGCCACGTCCGGCTCGGGCTCCGAGTAGTCGTCGGTGGCCAGCGGGTGCTGGATGCGCACGTAGCACCCGGGGCTGAACACCCGCCGCAGGTAGTCGGCGACCAGGTCGATCCCGAGCGCATGGCGGCTTCCTTCCGGTGTCATGGCGCGCAGGTCTCCGTCGATCAACTCCAGTTTGGCGTCGGCCGCGAATACGCCGGCTTCGACGGCGCGGTCGTACTCGACGCGGCTCAGCCGATAGTTGCCGATAGGCACGTTGGACACGTGGACCTTATGACGGTTCATCTATCATAGCGCCGACGGCCCGAGAGACTGTCCCGCCGCCGACGCCAGCACCGCATCGGCCCGGCTCCCGGCCGGTTCCTGATCCTGGTACTGCAACTGATACAACGTGTGGTAAAGGTCGCGCCGCGCCAGCAGTTCCTGGTGGGTCCCCGCCTCGCGCAGCTCTCCCCTGTGGAACAGCAGAATCCGGTCCATGTCCTGCACGGTTGACAGCCTATGCGCGATGGCGATGGTGGTCCGTCCCGCCATCAGGACGCCGAGCGCGTCCTGAATGAGCCGTTCGGTGCCGGTGTCGACGCTCGAGGTCGCTTCGTCGAGCAACAGAACCTCGGGCGCAAACGCGAGCGCCCTGGCAAACGACAGCAGTTGCCGCTGGCCGGTCGAGAGCGTTGCCCCCCGCTCGGCCAATTCGCTGTCAAGACCCCCCGACAACCGCTCGATGAACCCGTCGGCATGGACGCTCGCCGCCGCCGCACGCACCTCGGCGTCACCGATCTCCTCATGGCCGAGCCGGATGTTCTCGCGGACGCTGCCGGAGAAGAGATGGACGTCCTGCAGCACCAGCCCGAAGCGACGCCGCAGGTCGGGCAAGGGAAGCTCCCGGATGTCGACGCCATCGATCGTGATGCGGCCGCGGTTGACGTCGTAGAAACGCATCAACAGGTTGATCAGGGTCGTCTTGCCCGCCCCGGTTGCGCCGACCACGCCCACCCGGGAGCCGGGCGGGACGTCGAACGTCACGTCGCGGAGCACGTAGTCGTCATCCCGGTACGCGAACCAGACTCCTTCGAACCGGATGTGTCCCCGGCCACCCACGGTGGTCGTTCGTGCGGCCGGCCCCTGCGGCCCCGTCGCCGACGCCGGCGACGTCATGGCGACCGGCGTGTCGAGCAGGCCGAAGATCCGCTCCGACGACGCCATTGCCGACTGCATCAGATTGAACTTCTCCGACAGGTCGCTGATGGGCCGGAAGAACAGATGTGAATAGCTGATGAACGCGATGAGCGACCCCAGCGTTATCGTCTCCTGCAGGGCGCGGCCGCCGCCGTACCAGAGGATCAGCCCGGTTGCCACCGCTCCGAGGAGCTCGATGGCGGGATAGAACGTGGCGTAGTAGAAGATCGAGTCGACGTTGGCGTCGCGGTGGGCCCGGTTGATCCGGCTGAACTGCGCGAAGTTGCAGCGCTCGCGCCGGAACACCTGGACGGTGGCCATGCCGGAAATGTTCTCCTGCAGAAACGCGTTGATCCGCGCGATCCACGTCCGCACCTCCCGGTACGACGCGCGCGCATGGGTCCGGAACCAGTGGGTGACGGCGGCGATCAGCGGCAGGACGACAAAGGTGACCAGCGCGAGGCGCCAGTCGAGGACCAGCAGCAGCACCATGATGCCGGCCAGCATCACGACGTCGCGTACCACGGCCACGACGCCTGAGGCGAACAGGTCGTTCAGGGCATCGACGTCGGTCGTCACCCGCGTCATCAGCCGTCCGACCGGGTTCCGGTCGTAGAACGCGACGTCCAGCCGCTGCAGGTGCCGGTAGATCTCCATCCGGAGGTCGTACATGATCCGCTGCCCCATCATCTGAAGCGTCAGCGTCTCGATGTAGCCGAGAACGAACGAGCCAAGCAGGACGCCGAGGAACACCAGGACGATCTGCCCCAGGCCATCCAGGTTGCCGGTGGCGACATGGTTGTCGATGACCAGCTTCGTGAGCCACGGCGGCGCCAGCTGGAGCACCGATCCGGCCGCGATGGTCCCGAGCGCGAGAGCCACCGAGCGCCGGTGCGGCCCGAGGTACGTCAGCAGCCGCCGCATCAGACGGGCGTCGTACGCTTTGCCGAGCACCTCCGGTTCGTACATCTACGACTCCGCCAAGGCGGCTTCGAGCAACTGCTTGTGGTGCAGTCCCGCATAGAGACCGCCCGCTCCCACGAGTTCGTCGTGCGTCCCGCGTTCGACGACACGGCCCTCTTCGAGCACCAGGATCAGGTCCGCGTCGCGCACGGTCGAGATGCGGTGCGACACCAGGATCGTCGTCCGTTCGCGCATCACCCCCCGCAGCCGCGACAGGATCGCCTCCTCGGTGTGCGTATCGACGGCCGAAAGCGCGTCATCGAGGATCAGGATGCGGGGGTCGGTCAGAAGCGCACGGGCCAGCGCCGCCCGTTGCTTCTGTCCGCCCGACAGGGTAATCCCACGCTCTCCCACTTCGGTCGCGAGCCCCTGCGGAAAACCGGCGACGTCCGTGTCGAGCTGCGCCAGCGCCACTACGCCGGCCACGTCGTCCGCGAGCGCCCCGCCCGGCAGCCCGGCTTGCCGTCCAGCCGCAAGCGTGTATGGCAGAGCGCCATCGTCATCGTCGCCCTCCAGATCCGCGAGCGCCCCGAACGCGACGTTTCCCGCCACCGTCTCCGAAAACAGCAGCGGCTCCTGGGGCACGTACCCGATCGCGCCGCGCAACTGATCGAGTGGCAGGTCGCGGACGTCGACGCCGTCGACGAACACGCTGCCGCCCGGCGGATCGAACAGCCGCGGGAGCAGCTCGACCAGCGTCGACTTGCCCGATCCCGTCGGGCCGATGAGGGCGAGCACCTGACCCGGCTCGACCCGCGCGGAGACGTTCGAAAGGACGGGCTGTCCGTTGTAGGCGAACGTCAGGTCCCGGAACTCGACCGCGCCACGGATCGAGTCGACCGACGCCGGCCGCTTCGCGTCGCGGATGGCGGGCTCGACCTCCAGGATGTCGAGCATCCGCCTCCAGGCCGCCATGCCCCGCTGGAGCATGTTGGTCACCCAGCCGAATGCGATCATCGGCCACGCAAGCATCATCGTGTAGCCGCTGAAGGCGACGAAATCCCCCAGGGTCATCCGCCCCTCGACCACGTAGCGGCCGCCGAACCAGAGCACCAGGAGGCCGGAAACTCCGAGGAACAGGCCGAGCGACGGATGGAACGCGCCCTGCAGCTCCACGAGCCGGCGGCTCCGCTCCAGGTACTCGCGGTTCGCGCCGCGGAAACGTTCTACTTCCACGCCTTCCCGCCGGTAGGCCCGAACGACGCGGACGCCGGCGAGTGCCTCCTGCACGACCGCGCTCATCCGAGCCAACTGCTCCTGCACCGCCTCCGATCGGCGGTAGATGGCACTGCCGAACCACTTGACGACGACCGACACGAATGGCAGCGGCAGGAGTGCGATCAGGGTCAGGGCAGGCGAGATGGATACCATCAGCAGGACCGCGACTACGAACGTGATGGAGGTGGTGGCGGAGTACATGATGGCGGGTCCGGCCATCATCCGGACCGCCGACAGATCGTTTGTCGCCCGGGACATCAGGTCGCCGGTTCGCTGCGCGTGGAACCAGGCGGGCGGCAGCCGCTGCAGGTGACGGAAGAAGTCGTTGCGCAGGTCGAATTCGACGTCGCGCGACGCGCCGATTATGATCCGCCGCATCAGGAAGCGGCAGACGCCGGCCGCCGCCGCGAGACCGACCAGCATGGCGGCGTAGGTGACGAGTCCGGCGAAGGCGTCCGGGCCAGCGGCCGCATCCTGAGCCAGTTGCGTATCCAGATGGTCTATGCCGAGCTTCACCACCCAGGGCGACAACAGTTGCAGACTCGTGGCGCCCACGAGGAAAATGGCGCCCACGGCAAACCGGCGGCGATACCTGAGCAGATACGGGAGGAAGGCGGACGCGGCTGACGACATCGATCCACTGAGGATAGCAGGCGCTGTCGGCGCGGTGCCGGGGAGCAGAACGGTGGCAACGAACGGACGGATGCGGCAGGACGGGCGAACTGCCGGGCGGGCGATACGAAGGGCGATGGTGGCAGCGGCCGCAGCAGCAGTCGTGCTGGCCGCTGGCGCCGCCACGCCCGTCGTGGCGCAGCAACCGGAGGCACAGCAACCGGAGGCCGAACTCACCGAGTATCTCTGGGCGATCAACGAATCGCTCTGGGTCGGCCCCGCGGTCGGCGAGGACTACACCATCGAGGTCTCGGGTGGCGGCTGGCGGCCAATGCCGTCTCTCTTCGCCTCCAGCGAGCAGTTCGGTATCCTCGGCACGCGGATCGACTTCGGATCGGACCTGGGCCTCTCCCGCACGGACCACCCGGAAGTTCGCGCGACCGTCAAGCGGGGCCGGCAGAAGCTGCGTGTCTCGGTGGTGCCGATGCGCTACGAACAGGAGGTGCAAGCGCTGGCGCGGCCGATCACCTTTCACGGCATCCGGTTCGACGCCGGCCTGCCGATCGAATCGGCTCTCAACTGGAACGCGTGGAGGATCGGCTACGAGCTCGACGTCCTGTCGTTCTCCCGCGGCTACCTCGGCCTGATTGCCGAAGCGAAATACAACCAGATCGACCTGTCGCTCGAGACGCCCTCGCTCGACCCTGAATGGCTGAAGGTGAAGGCGCCGATCCCGGCGGCCGGACTCGTACTGCGGATCTACCCGACCCGCTTTTCGCCGATCACGGCCGAGGTGTCCGGCATGCGCCTGCCGGAAGGATCGCTGGAAGAAGGACACGGCTACTACTTCGATCTCGACGTCTACGCTACGCTCAATCTGGCGCGGACCTTCGGCCTCACCGTCGGCTATCGCGCGATCGACTTCAGCTACCTGTTCGAACGGGACAGCGGCGACCTGAAACTGGAGGGTTTCTATCTGCAGGCCGCCGTCCGCTACTGATGGGCGGCGGCGCCGCCGATTGTGGCGCGGCCTCCGGGCGACGGTCCGATGACTCGCGACGCCGGTCGACTAGTCGTCCCGGGAGTCGTCCCGGGCGAGGCCGGCGGCGAGGTCCGCGACACGATTCGCGGTGAGCGACTCCAGGCGGCAGCCTGCGTAGCGCGCCAGGACTTCCACCGCGGCCAACCAGAACGGCGCGGGCCGCCCCGGTTCGGCGCGCCCTCCCTTCGCGTCGGTCCGCTCGCCGTCCGCATAGAGAACCGCCATCGGTTGGCCGCCCACGACCACCGGCACCGCCATAGCGCCCCGATCCGTATCGATAGCCGCGCCCCGTTCGCTGAGCGCGCGCTCCATTAATCCCGGATCGACGCCGCCCGCCGCGCGGTCCGTCGGATCGCCGGCCACCTCGTCGAACCCCACGAAACGCCAGCCTCGCAGCGACCCCTCGGTGCTGACGAACAGCGCAGCCCGGCCCGCCTCGCCCGCGGCCACGTTCACCAGCGTGTCGAGAACACCGCTCAGGTTCTCTACCTCGTCGATGCGCCGCACGCCGGCCAGCAGCGCGCGCGGGCCGCTCTCGGCCACTTCCGCCAGCGCGGCAGCGATCGCCGTATCCGTCTCCGCCGCCGATTCGGCCGCCGCCGCCTCCAGCGCCTGCGCAAACGCGGCGTCGCGCTCCTCCATGGCGGCATCGAGGGCCTGCTGCTGATTCTGATCCACCTGCGCGATCAGCTCTTCGACGAGACCGTGGATCTCGACCGACGCGATGTCACGTAACCTCGCTACCCGCTCGGCGATCTCCCGCTCGTAGTCGCGCGCGTCGGCCATGGGTGGACAGGGATTATAATGATTGCGTGTTCGTCATTGGGGGCGACACGGCTTCGACGGGGGTCATGGAACCGCCGGATGCATGCCGAGCACCATCGACTCGTAAATCCGATGGAAACCGAGTAACTGCGGACACGCAGCTGCCTCTCGCTGCCTAGACGGTAGCGACGCCTCTTCCGATCCTGCCCGCGGGCCGGGAGCCAGGCGCCATATCAGCGGGCTGGCCACCGCGCGCGGCACCGACGCGCGGCGGCGAGACGTCATCGGGGCTGGTTCCCTGGCGGTTTCCGCCGCCCTTAGACGCCGGGGACGAGACAAACAAGGGCGGACACGCATGTAGAGTCCGACGGGACTGGGTTCTCGGACGCGGGTTCGACTCCCGCCGCCTCCACCACATTCTTGCCCTGCAGATAAGCGGTACAGCGATTTCTTGGGATCGCCGTACCTATTGTTCTCGGTGGTTCAAGTGTGGTGGCCACTTGGCGGTACGCCGCCTGATGATGGCCCGAAGCAAGCAAACATGCAGACAATACAACCTTATAGCATATAAATTAAACGACGCGAAACCCTATAGATAGCCCGGAACCCCAGATGGCGACACCGCAAGAGAAACTCGCTGAATCCTTGCAGACCCTGAATAGGTTGCAGGCGCGCGGCGTCACGGCGATCCGGTCGCGGGACTTGAGCCGCACCCACCGGGAGCGGCTGCTGGGCAGCGGCTTCCTGCGGGAAGTAATCAAGGGGTGGTACATCGCGTCGCGCCCGGACGAGACGCCCGGCGACAGCACGGCCTGGTATTCATCCTTCTGGGATTTCTGCGCAAGCTATCTCTCCGCGCGGTTCGGCGAGGAATGGTGTCTCTCGCCCCAGCAGTCGCTGGCGCTGCACGCCGGCAACCGGACGGTCCCGGCGCAGCTGCTCGTGCGCACGCCACACGGCGACAACAAGCCTACGCCGCTGCCCCACAACACATCGCTGCTCGATGTGCGCCACGCCATGCCACCGGGCGGCGAGGTGGCGGTGCGCGATGGCCTGCGACTGTTTTCCGTGCCGTCGGCGCTCGTCGCCGTGTCGGAACAGCATTTTCGGCGCGCGGCAACGGATGTGCGCGTGGCGATGGCGAGCGTGAAGGATGCGTCCGATGTGCTCGCCGTGCTGCTGGAGGGCGGCCGCAGCACGGTCGCCGGCCGGCTGGCCGGTGCGTTCCGCAACGCTGGCAATGCGCGGATCGCCGATGACATCCTGCAGACTATGGAGACGGCCGGATATGACGTCCGGGAAAGCGATCCGTTTTTGGACCGGCCCGGCATCGTGCTGCCGGTGCGCGAGCTCTCGCCTTACGTAAATCGACTGCGTCTGATGTGGGATGCGATGCGCGCGCCCGTGCTCGAAGGGTTTCCAGCGCCACCGGGTGCAGTCGAGCCTTCGTCCTATCTGCGGGCGGTGGACGATGTGTATATCAACGACGCCTACCACTCACTGTCGATCGAGGGATACCGGGTCAGCCCTGAGCTGATCGAGAGAGTGCGCAGCGGCGCATGGAATCCCGACGGCGAACCGCAGGACCGCGATGCGCTTGCGGCGCGCGGGTACTACGATGCCTTCAGCGCGGTGAAGGCGAGCCTGGAGAGGGTGCTGCACCGGGAGAATCCGGGCACTGTTGGGCGCGACGACCATGGCGGCTGGTATCGCCGCCTGTTCGGCCCCAGCGTGACGGCGGGCATTGTCGGCGCTGCTGATCTGGCCGGCTACCGCAGCGGTCAGGTCTATATCCGGCACTCCATGCATGTGCCGCCGCCGCGCGAGGCGGTCCGCGATTGCATGCCGGCCCTGTTCGAGATGCTCGAGGCCGAAGCCGAGCCCGCCGTGCGCGTTGTGCTCGGGCATTTCGTGTTCGTCTACATCCATCCCTACAGGGACGGGAACGGCCGCATGGGGCGTTTTCTGATGAACGTGATGCTGGCCGCAGGCGGCTATCCCTGGACAATCATCCCGGTCGAACGGCGCGACGATTACATGGCGGCACTTGAATCGGCGAGCGTGAACCAGAACATCCGGCCCTTCGCCTCATTCATCGGCGATCTGGCCGCTTCGGCCCTACCTGTCGCGCGCGCCTCTACGCGGAGACCGTCGGATGATGGCGGCGGCGGGTGACCGGCGCGAGCGGTTGCGGCCGAGGGCCTTCCATGGCCTACTGGGCGGCCGGTACCGCCCCGAAGTGCACGAAGCCAGCGGGAAGCGGTTCTTCGCGCCCGGCCCGGCTGAACCGTACGTCCTTCTCCTTCGTCACGACGCCGATCGGTGTGAGCGCGACGTCGCCAATCTGCCGCCGGACATGCCGCAACCGGCCGGTCAGGCGGGGCGGCGCCGTGAACGCAAGCTCGTAGTCGTCGCCGCCGGCGAGGGCCGCCGTCACGGGATCGACGCCCGCCGCCTCGAACCAGGCGCGAGCTTCGGAGTGGATGGGCAGCGCCTCGGCATCGATTCGGATGCCGACGTTGCTGGCGTTGGCGATCTGCCGAACGCCGTCGGCAAGGCCGTCGCTCAGGTCGACGCAGGCGTGCGCGGCCCGGTTGCGGCCCAATGCGACCCCGAGCGCGACGCGCGGCTCCGGCCGGCGGCACCGTTCAACGCAGGCCGGGAATCCGGACGTGGCGGCTCCGCCGGCTCGCAGCGCGTCGAGTCCGGCGGCGGCGGTTCCGATCGTTCCGCTGACCCAGACCACGTCGCCGGGTCGCGCCGCGTCGCGCGTCAGCAGGCGTCGCCGCTTGGCGCTCCCCAAGGCGGTGATGCCGATGACGATGGGCCCGGGAGACGCGGTGACGTCGCCGCCGACAAGTGCGGTCCGATGGCGGGCGGCGAGCGCCAGAAGCCCGTCCAGGAGGGCGTCGACGTCGGCGATCGGACAAGTGCCCGGGAGCGACAGCGCGAGCAGGACGGTCCGCGGCGCGGCGCCCATCGCGGCAAGGTCGCTCAGGTTGGCGGCGAGCGCCTTGTGACCGGCATCGGCGGGCGGGCCGAGCGCGAGGTCGAAGTGGATTCCTTCGACCAGGGTGTCCGTTGTGGCAACGGTGAGGGTGCCTCGGTCCGGTTGAATAACGGCGGCGTCGTCGCCAATACCCACTTCGACGCCGGACGGCGCCGGTCCCACGCGTGCGCGGATCCGCTCGATAACGGCGTGCTCGCCCCGGCCGGCAACGGTGTCGCCCTTCACGCCTGCGCGCCGCCTACTTCGCGTACTCGACGGAGCGTGTTTCGCGAATCACCGTTACCTTGATTTGTCCGGGGTACTGCAGCTCGTTTTCGATCCGCTTGGCGATGTCGCGCGACAGCCAGACGGCGTCCTCGTCGGAGACCTGCTCGCTCTGCACCATGATGCGGATTTCCCGCCCAGCCTGTAGCGCAAACGCCCTTCCGACCCCCTGAAACGACTCCGCGATGTCCTCCAGCTTCTCGATCCGCTTGACGTACGACTCCAGGATGTCCCTGCGCGCGCCGGGTCGGGCGGCGGAAACCGCATCGGCCGCCTGGACGATCATCGATTCGAGAGACGGCCAGTCAATGTCCATGTGGTGCGCCGCCATGGCGCCGATGACCTCCTCGGTCTCTCCATGCTTCCGGAGGAAGTCGATGCCAAGCTCCAGGTGGGTCCCTTCCAGCTCACGGTCCATCGCCTTGCCGATGTCATGCAGGAACGCCGCGCGGACCGTGGTATGTGCATCGAGCCCCACCTCACGGGCCATCACCCCGGCGACGTACGCCACTTCCTTCGAGTGGGCAAGGACGTTCTGGCCGTAGCTCGTTCGGAACTTCAGCCGTCCCATCATCCGGCTCAGCTCGGGATGGAGGTCGTGCAGGCCCAACTCGAAGGCCGCCGCCTCGCCATCCTTCAGTGTCGCCGCGTCCATCTCTTCACGTACCTTGTCGACGACCTCTTCCACGCGGGCCGGATGGATGCGACCATCGGCGACCAGTTGCTCGATGACGCGCCGGGCGATCTCGCGGCGGTAGGGATCGAAGCAGGAGAGGATGATCGCGCCGGGGGTGTCGTCGACGATCAGCTCGACGCCGGTAGCGGTTTCGAGCGCCCGGATGTTGCGCCCCTCACGTCCGATGATCCGTCCCTTCAGATCGTCGCTTGGCAGGTCTACCACGGACACCGTCGTCTCGATGGCATGGTCGGGCGCGCTCCGCTGAATCGCCTGCGTGATGATCTGCTTCGCCTTGGCCTCGGCGCTCTCCCGCGCTTCGTGCTCCAGCCGTTTCACCAGATGAGCGGCGTCGCGCCGTGCGTCCGCCTCGAGCTGTTGCAGCAACAGCGTCTTCGCTTCGTCGGCCGTCATGCCGGAGACCTGCTGCAGCGCGCGCTGGGCTTCGGTGACCAGTTCCTGGCGGCGCGCCTCGTCCGCTTCGGCCGCCGCCTCACGCCTGGCGAGGGCCTGATCGCGCGCTTCGACCGCCGCTTCGCGCCCCTCGACTTCCTGCGTGGCGCGGGCGAGCGACGCGTCGCGGTCGGCAAGCGCCTGGCGCTTTCCCGCCAGCTCGCGCTCCAGGGCGGCGATCTCCGCACGGCGCGCCTGAGCCTGCTCCTCGGCTTCCTGGCGCAGCTCGTGTGCTTGTTCCTTGGCGCCGAGGAGTACTTCCTTGAGCTTGGCCTCCGCCTCACGTTCGGCGTCAGCCAGTAGGCGCTGGGCGTCCGCCGTGGCCCGATCGACGGTCTCTGCGGCTACTCGGCGTCGCGTGGAGATCCAGTAGATGAGTATGGACAGGCCGACAACGGCAGCTGTAACGGCCCCCGCAAGGATCGGACCGAATTCCACCACGCGCGCCTCCCTGCAACTTGGCGCGCATGCCGGAACCTGAGCCGAACGAAAAACCCCGCGATTACCGTGTGGGGAGGTCGTATGAACCTGCGGGTGCAGGTGGAACCGCTCTCATCAAACGCCGCCTCTCAGGCTTCCTCGCACGGAGGCGTGCTCACAGCGACGCGTCGCGATCCGCTTCGATTCAACAATGGCTCAAACGAGCCTCCGACCATCACGCGTACTGCAGGGACCTCAATCTCAGGACTCGCGGCGCCTCCCCTGCGGCCGGCGACGCGTCCGACACGCGTACCTTTTTGTTGCTGAGAGGCATCTTAGCCCCGCACGGACGGCGGTGCAAGCAACCCGGGTCACGCGTTCGCGGAGTCGTCGGAAGGTGGCAAGCTGACCCTTATCGCGCGATCGACAACCGCCTCGATCTCCGCCGTCCGCTCGCGGATGACGCGGTCGCGGTCGGTCCGGTGTTCCCGGCAGCGGAAGTAGTCATCGGCGATATTCAGCGCGGCGAGCACGGCGACCCGCACCAGGTCCCCGTGCGGCGTCTGGGTGGTGATTGTCCGCATCTTCCCCTGGACATAGTCCGCGAGGCGCTGCAGCTCGGCGCGATCGAGGCTGCTGCGGACGAGATAGGACTGGTCCAGAATCCGGACCGTCACGGTCGCGGCTTCCGGTGTCGGATCGTCCACGGGCTGCTAGAGCTCGATGGCCTCGAGCTGATCGAGCATGGCCGCGACCCGTGTCTGCAACTGCGCGCGTTCCGCGCGGAGGGCCTGCAACTCGTGGCGATCCTGTTGTGCGTGAACACCCTGATCGTCGAGGTTGCGCTTCAACTGCTCGTTCTCCTGTTTCGACTCGGCAAGCTCGCGGCGAGTCGCGTCGAGGAGTTCGACGAGCGCTGAAACCTTGTCGGCGAGCCGTTCGATGGCCGCGAGACTGACAGTCTCAACCGCGCCGGCGTCGATTCTGGCGTCGTCGGTCGCAGTCTCAAGGGTGGCGGGAACGGTCTGATCCATGACGGGTTGTGCTCCTTACTCGTGGCAGTGGACAGGCTTGCGCGCCGTCGTCTCGCCGGGGACAGCGACGTATCGACAGGTCATCGCAACGTCGCCCCATGCGCTGTCTGGA is a window from the Acidobacteriota bacterium genome containing:
- the zapB gene encoding cell division protein ZapB, which encodes MDQTVPATLETATDDARIDAGAVETVSLAAIERLADKVSALVELLDATRRELAESKQENEQLKRNLDDQGVHAQQDRHELQALRAERAQLQTRVAAMLDQLEAIEL
- the rny gene encoding ribonuclease Y, translated to MVEFGPILAGAVTAAVVGLSILIYWISTRRRVAAETVDRATADAQRLLADAEREAEAKLKEVLLGAKEQAHELRQEAEEQAQARRAEIAALERELAGKRQALADRDASLARATQEVEGREAAVEARDQALARREAAAEADEARRQELVTEAQRALQQVSGMTADEAKTLLLQQLEADARRDAAHLVKRLEHEARESAEAKAKQIITQAIQRSAPDHAIETTVSVVDLPSDDLKGRIIGREGRNIRALETATGVELIVDDTPGAIILSCFDPYRREIARRVIEQLVADGRIHPARVEEVVDKVREEMDAATLKDGEAAAFELGLHDLHPELSRMMGRLKFRTSYGQNVLAHSKEVAYVAGVMAREVGLDAHTTVRAAFLHDIGKAMDRELEGTHLELGIDFLRKHGETEEVIGAMAAHHMDIDWPSLESMIVQAADAVSAARPGARRDILESYVKRIEKLEDIAESFQGVGRAFALQAGREIRIMVQSEQVSDEDAVWLSRDIAKRIENELQYPGQIKVTVIRETRSVEYAK
- a CDS encoding cell division protein ZapA produces the protein MDDPTPEAATVTVRILDQSYLVRSSLDRAELQRLADYVQGKMRTITTQTPHGDLVRVAVLAALNIADDYFRCREHRTDRDRVIRERTAEIEAVVDRAIRVSLPPSDDSANA